cagtatagagtcagggcgcatcatcctgctatgagaggccacagatatcagggaagcgtctccataaaagggtgaacatggtcttcaaccatgcttaggtaggagctccgtatcagagtaacatccacatggatggcaggacccgaggtttcccagcagaacgtccacagaagctcgtctgttggatcggaccacacgggccagccttctctccctacgtgcatcagtgagccttggcgcTCATGACCctatcgccggtttaccactgtcccttccttggagcacttttgatagatactgacccctgCAGACCAGGATCCAAACGTGCAtccatttttctgcttctaacatcaactaacaggtgctgtgatgaagagataatcagtgttattcacttcagctatcagtggtcataatgttatgcctggtcggtgtgtgtgtgtgtgtgtgtgtgtgtgtgtgtgtgtgtgtgtgtgtgtaaatacgtATATGGTAATAGAATTGATTGCCTTTATTAGTCATGTATACATGTACAGGTGTGCAGTATTCCAGCTGTtacgcccctggagcaaacagggttaaaggtcttgctaaaaggcagaactgggattcgaaccctcaacctttcgattaataGGGCCTGAAGCTCCTCCCACTGTCCCGCTCTACACTAGAGGTTAATGATGCTGagagcagcagtgatgatgcacacattgtgacatcatcatgatgacatcaccacaCTCCAAACCTCTGGTATAAATAGCCGCGTTTCGTGTGTTTGTGCTCATTTGATCTGAGACGCCGAGACAGTAAGCAGCATGAACATGTTCTCCTGTTGGACTTCTCCATCTGACGATGACGAGCCGCACAGGCGGGTAAACGAACCGGAGAAGaaggtaaagaagagaaaatggtggcagagacgccagaaGGTGGAGATGCAGGACGTGGAGGGTCAGGAGGGAAGCGGGGTAAAGGGTGAAGAGATGGGGCAAGGAGTGAGGCAGAATGTTTTAGAGGACCAGGCAGACCAAATACCAAAGATGGAGAAGCAGGTGGTTCTGGGAAAAACCAAACCTGAGAAGaaagtaaagaagagaaaatggtggcagagacgccagaaGGTAGAGATGCAGGACGTGGAGGGTCAGGAGGGAAGCGGGGTAAAGGGTGAAGAGATGGGGCAAGGAGTGAGGCAGAATGTTTTAGAGGACCAGGCAGACCAAATACCAAAGATGGAGAAGCaggtaaagaagagaaaatggtggcagagacgccagaaGGTAGAGATGCAGGTGGCCTCACGggacctggtggaagaaccagagcaggtcgtCCTAAAGGACCAGAGGAGGGAACCAGTAAACAAGGTGGTTCTGGTTTCTGAGATTGAGATGAAGAAGTTagagcaggtggacccagtggagcaggtggacccagtggaaaaaccagaccaggtcgtgaagaaggccgaaaggcaggtggacccagtggaaaaaccagaccaagtcgtgaagaaggccgaaaggcaggtggacccagtggaaaaaccagaccaggttgtgaagaaggtagagaggcagatggccccagaggaaaaaccagaccaggttgtgaagaaggtagagaggcaggtggacccagaggaaaaaccagaccaggttgtgaagaaggtagagaggcagatggacccagaggaaaaaccagaccaggttgtgaagaaggtagagaggcaggtggacccagaggaaaaaccagaccaggttgtgaagaaggtagagaggcagatggccccagaggaaaaaccagaccaggttgtgaagaaggtagagaggcaggtggacccagaggaaaaaccagaccaggttgtgaagaaggtagagaggcaggtggacccagaggaaaaaccagaccaagttgtgaagaaggccgagaggcaggtggacccagaggaaaaaccagaccaggttgtgaagaaggccgagaggcaggtggacccagaggaaaaaccagaccaagttgtgaagaaggccgagaggcaggtggacccagaggaaaaaccagaccaggttgtgaagaaggtagagaggcagatggccccgctgaacctggtggaagaaccagagcaggtcatcctaataaaccagtggaaggaacatgtaaaaaatagggtttgtttctttgagaatgagataaagaaggccgagaggcaggtggacccagtggaaaaaccagaccaggttgtgaagaaggtagagaggcaagtggacccagaggaaaaaccagaccaggtcgtgaagaaggccgagaggcaagtggacccagaggaaaaaccagaccaggtcgtgaagaaggccgagaggcaggtggacccagaggaaaaaccagaccaggttgtgaagaaggtagagaggcagatggccccgctgaacctggtggaagaaccagagcaggtcatcctaataaaccagtggaaggaacatgtaaaaaatagggtttgtttctttgagaatgagataaagaaggccgagaggcaggtggacccagtggaaaaaacagaccaggttgtgaagaaggtagagaggcaggtggacccagaggaaaaaccagaccaggttgtgaagaaggtagagaggcaggtggacccagaggaaaaaccagaccagatcgtgaagaaggccgagaggcaggtggacccagaggaaaaaccagaccaggttgtgaagaaggtagagaggcagatggccccgctgaacctggtggaagaaccagagcaggtcatcctaataaaccagtggaaggaacatgtgaaaaatagggttcgtttcattgagaatgagataaagaaggccgagaggcaggtggacccagtggaaaaaccagaccaggtcgtgaagaaggtagagaggcaggtggacccagtggacacagtgttaaaACCAAAGCAGGTAGGAAAGAACcagattgaaataaagaagccaAATTTAGAGGAGAAAATGGTCCTCAAAAACCTGGAGAGGATGGAGAACAAAAGGCTGGAGAAGCAGGTGCTTCAGATGGACCAGATGACAAAAGTAGAAGAACGAGTGGATCAGGTAGGTTTGAAGACTAAGGTTAATAAACCTGAGAAGCAGGTGTGTCTACAGGACAGGCAGGTGGTTCTAGTGAACCGGGTGAAGGAACCAGACAGGGATGAAGCACCTGAGCACCAGTGGACAGAACTGGAGGAGCCAGCAGCTTTGGAGCACCAAACATGGAAACTGAAGGAGCAGAACCTGGATAGAGGATGCACTGAAGGTACATTTGAGGGATTTTATAGATGGATGGTGGTGATCTGATGAAGGTGAACGTTACAAACTgaatcaggttgcatttctcccTCAGATCCACTGAAGAACATCTCCGAGGCGTCTTCAAACAAACCGGACCACGAGCAGCTGCAGGACGACGTTCTTGTTCCCCCCATCGTCGAAGCCCAACCTGGAGAGTCCGGGGCTCTGATGGAGACCGCGCGTGAAGATGAAGGTCTGGTTTCAATTCAGAAATACACGTTATACACGCTAGGTGGAGTAACGCTGGAGTTTCCTGTAACACGTGTGCATGTCGGCTCTGTGTTGCTGTGTAGGTGTCCCGATGCCGAAGTCGAGGAGAGCCAGCCTGAGAACCAAACGGTTCCAGTTCTTCAACGCCTGAAGCTGAGGTGGTGACGATCCGGAGATCATCCAATCACACGCCGACTTTTCCAAcatcaaaataacaataaagtgcCTTCATGAACATGTTGGTTGGTTTGATTTTGTGTACGTTGGGTATTGAGGGTGGACCGATAAAGATCCAATCGCTCCGatcccccttttccaccgacgtggaacggttccggttctggttccagataaaagaggttccagacagcgaactagcgtctGATCTGGTGtcaagtgtagaggtttgggtgctgtgctggtgtctcgtatgcaGTGTTGCCAATTTATCCACTTTGTCGCTGtatttagcgactttttttcttttcttcaaaaaagcgactagcgacaattctagcgactttttctggtgtagataagataagataagataagataagataagataagataagataagataagataagataagataagataagataagataagataagataagataagataagataagataagataagataagataagataagataagatcgccttttattatcccacagtgGGAAatgtgcagtgttacagcagcttttaagaatacaaaaaatagaaaaagacaaagtgtttacatgtatgtacacatgttaagaagtaagaatatgtaaaaattacaaaaatataaacagtattaataGAGGAAGTTAACCAAAAATtgcacagttattaaaaatattgcaAACTGGCAACCCAAGATGGCAGCATAGATAACTTGCTCCCGATCAGTACTCGATAAAAAAAACCCGAATTCGATTATTTCGATAAAAATTAATACATCTGAAACAGAGATGGAAAGGGGAGGAAGACCAAGACGACAAATAAACCAAAAGAACCCGAAAAAACAACCCGAATTGACCGACGGAGACGGAGGCGATACAGCAGATGACATGGAGGGAGAGGAAGAGTGCATGGAGTCCGAGGCGGCTGCGGTGATTCGAACAGTAATGAAAGACATCGTTAAGGAAATCCAGGACTTTAAAACCGAACTGAAAATAGAGTTCACCACATTCAAAgaagaaatgaaaaaagaaatgaaaaaaagaactgGAGGATTTTAGGAAGGACATTAACCGGCGGCTCACGGAAACAACGACAGAACTAAACACACGAGCTACAAGAATCACGGAAACTGAACAGAGAATCGAAGAGTTAGAAAACTGGAACATGGAGGCAAAAGAGGCTCTGCTTCAATCTATAAAACCACAGAGAACACTACAGGATATGCTGCCAGACCAAGAGGGAAGAAATCGGCGGAATAACATCCGCATCTTTGGCATGAAAGAGGGAGCAGAGGGCAGCTCGGTAACACAATTCATTAAACAACTTCTGAAAAACTAACTGCCTCTGCCGACAAACATGGATCTACAAATACAGCGGGCACacctataaaaatatataaaacctataaccagtacagagcgtttataaccagtacagagctcttataaccagtacagagcgtttataaccagtacagagcgtttataaccagtacagagcgtttataaccagtacagagctcttataaccagtacagagcatttataaccagtacagagcacttataaccagtacagagctcttataaccagtacagagctcttataaccagtacagagcgtttataaccagtacagagcgtttataaccagtatagagctcttataaccagtacagagctcttataaccagtacagagcgtttataaccagtacagagctcttataaccagtacagagcgtttataaccagtacagagctcttataaccagtacagagctcttataacaaGTACAGAGCtctcataaccagtacagagctctcataaccagtacagagcatttataaccagtacagagcgtttataaccagtacagagcgtttataaccagtacagagcgtttataaccagtacagagctcttataacaaGTACAGAGCtctcataaccagtacagagctctcataaccagtacagagcatttataaccagtacagagcgtttataaccagtacagagcgtttataaccagtacagagctcttataaccagtacagagcgtttataaccagtacagagctctcataaccagtacagagcatttataaccagtacagagcacttataaccagtacagagctcttataaccagtacagagctcttataaccagtacagagcacttataaccggggtgcacaacatacggcccgcgggccagatccggccctgcaaaactctcgatccggctcgccaaatgaagtgctgatgcatttttaaataaatgatactgtcactttaaattcaccgggtAATCCCATGAAATTGTGACTGaaaagtaaatgatgtaaatacaagttacttcagcggtaccatgtgtttgtccaaaccaagtacgagtaaacaaagaaaagtggatctcgagcagaggaaatttaaccctgaatggacatacagGTATTTTCTTGTCTGCTGTGCTTGCGACCACATTAACCAGTTGCTTGAGACCACATTAACCAGTTGGTGTCAGACCAACATATTTCTTGTAAGTACCTGATTTTgtgtaactgtatttagtgctgggcgattttcccgattaattcggttaattcgaatgaacgttttcacatgatgttagaatgtgacaatagcgattgtttacatactttatattttaattaaaataccaacatgtcacgaggcagaaactggggcaaaagggcaaaaacagtgtacaaaatcaggtagagtccaaaaccagaagataaacagacaggcagcaaACGGAAGAcagcaaggattatacacggtaatggTTAGATTTAGAAATAAGGAGACAAACACGATCgacaaaacttcacaacgagactaaaacagaagaatttaaataagattcatggaaccgaacacagctgaactgaatcaaaactccggtgagcgcgatcaggattggctgaccggggacatgtggtagtcacgtgacagtccaggggctcatgggaattgtagtccatatggttAGACGTGCAATGTGCCCCGTCCATCCACCCCCCCAGTCACAAgaagacaaaatcaaagctgagctgagtgcttattcgatgtccacccccagtgtagatactgatacagactcacttatatggtggaaacagtaaacaggctcgtgttccttttaaaaaacctgtaaagaactatttgtggttttgcacttttcttatgctgcacattatttaaagtgagttgtttgtgagctttttatataaaggatatagctaattacgatttctattttgttcaaattattgttaattattgttatattgttattgctataaagtttgagttacttgaaaggataattaggtggtgctgttactatttttgcatttctgcagtcttttaaattaaaatttttcaattgcattatacaaaaaaaaaaatttgcaatCGCAATCGAGAATcaataatacatttgaaaataatcgattttttttttctcaatatcacccagccctaactgTATTACAACTTCATGTGGACaggtctgtaaaaatgaaatgtgtggccctctggtttaggtgtttatgtgaaatcggcccttggtaaaaagaagttgtgcacccctgacTTATAAttagtacagagcacttataaccagtacagagcgttaataaccagtacagagcgtttataaccagtacagagctcttataaccagtacagagcatttataaccagtacagagctcttataaccagtacagagctcttataaccagtacagagcgtttataaccagtacagagctcttttaaccagtacagagctcttataacaaGTACAGAGCtctcataaccagtacagagctctcataaccagtacagagcatttataaccagtacagagcgtttataaccagtacagagcgtttataaccagtacagagctcttataaccagtacagagcgtttataaccagtacagagctctcataaccagtacagagcatttataaccagtacaaagcacttataaccagtacagagcgtttataaccagtacagagcacttataaccagtacagagctcttataaccagtacagagctcttataaccagtacagagcgtttataaccagtacagagcgtttataaccagtacagagctctcataaccagtacagagcacttataaccagtacagagctcttataaccagtacagagctcttataaccagtacagagctcttataaccagtacagagcgtttataaccagtacagagctcttataaccagtacagagcgtttataaccagtacagagctcttataaccagtacagagctcttataaccagtgcagagcgtttataaccagtacagagcgtttataaccagtacagagctcttataaccagtacagagctcttataaccagtacagagcgtttataaccagtacagagcacttataaccagtacagagctcttatcaccagtacagagctcttataaccagtacagagcgtttataaccagtacagagctcttataaccagtacagagctcttataaccacaCTGTAAACCCCAACAAAGGTGCCAACTCATAATATTTATAGGCATCACACTCAGAATCCCGTTTTTAGTCTGCCAAACTAAAAACATATGGGTATTGAGGACAATAAATTGGCTTATAGTTTATACGGgtataataattatacattaaCAATGCCGTTGTGTCAAATATTTTGAGTTAATTGTGACGTTCATTAAGTTTTGACGTCATTTACGTCCTGACgtcattgttttttgtttctggTTGACGCACAAATTGAAAAAATTAAGATGGTTACCCGATGCGGTGGAGGTGAGAGCAGTGCAAATGCGGGCAAAACGTTATTAAATTAGGCTTTTggtcatatcatcattttgtaagTATTTGTCAGGAACAAAGGCATTTATTGTTTGAGATCGTACTTTTTGAAAATAGTGACCGTAGTGGCTCAAAGTGGAGTTGGCGGGCTACCTAAAGTGAAAGTTAACGGTTAGGTCACATGTTGTTGGACAGAGTCGAGCTTGGTCAGTGTTCGACTGTGATTATTCTCATAAGTATTTTATCCCTGCTCGTGTTAAGCGGTCTAATCTGGtaagtaaaacattttcattaatCACCAAAAACGATAATGCAGCTCGTTGTAGTTTTCGAAGTATTTGCTAACTCTGTTTCAGTTTAGCCGGCTCATCTTTATTAAAAAGTTCATTATTAGCAATTACTATTACTTAAAGGCTACCAGaaccaaaaaaataatatttttattgtatgtttAGTACTATTGCCCATGCATTTGTGGAACCAACATGTTATTAAGTATTAAACGTAAGGTACCGATTTAAAATGTTTGTCTCATATGCAATGCATCCAGaccaatacaatataataacagTCTTGTATTATTTCTTTCATATGTTGTAGGTTCAAGTGGAAGGTGCATGGCCTAGAATTTGAAGAAGCTCCCGAGTCTTGTGTAAATTCAAGTTTGATATTCTTTGATTATTTACTACATATAAgccttgataaaacacactcCTGACTGACATAATGCATTCATATTAAATATATGCTGTCTTTTTGTCTGCTTCTGTTTTTAAGGTTGGCTGTTGGCACCATAGGTTGCTGCTCTGGTCGGTCTGTTTTGGTGAAAACTTAGGTTAGATGAGCCTTTATTGTAAGATTGTTGTATAATTTACCTTTTTATGTCAGGGGATCAAATTGTGTACTAAATTGAACGTGACTGTAAAacatttatagtttattttttaattagttttggACTTCTTTTTTTGCAGGGCCATATGGGGTCTGACTGACAAACCTAGTGTACTTCTTCACTTCAACTGCTGAGGTACATATTGACTCTGGCATATTAAATATCAACACTTAGACATCACAATTATTGGTTATTAgctgtatttaatttaaagaacTCTTAGAtactatttgcattttttaaatttcagGATTAAATTTATTCAATGGAGTGGAAGTGCAGGCTTTGCTCTCTAACTTTAAACACAAGAGCAAAATTATTCACACACTACCGTCTGCATCATGGCAGTTATTCCAGAGTTAGTCCTTTGCCATGTCTTTACGACAATTGTATTTGCACATTTCCATCATTCAGCGCAATGAAAACTCATATTTCTCGGTATCACAACGATGCAGATAAATTTGTGCGCGAAGAGGCACAAGTATATTTCACATGCACTTTGTGTGACTTTAAGAAGCTTTTTAGTGAGGCCACACTTTTCAGTCATTTACGAAGCCATTTAAGAATGCATGAAATGGTGGAATGCCCCTTCAAAAACTGTAACTACCGCACAAATGCTTACTCATCATTTAATGCTCACAAAAGTAGGCAACATCTTGGTGGTTCGGACTTTGATGAAAATGTTGTCTCAGCAGTAAATGACGACACTATTGAAACATCTTCTGTTATGCATTCTGATAAAGGCCTTGCTCATTGTGAGGATACAGAGATGTTTGAAGATCTAGAGGATGATAATAGTCAGTGGGATCTTGATGATTTGAAAGCACAGTTGCATCTTAATCTggcttctttatttttaaagatgaAAACGGTACTTCATGTTTCAGACATGGCAACTCAAGAAATAGTTGAGCATTTGACTCAGTTATTCACTTTGTCCCAACCTCTCATCAAAAGAACAATTGAGAATGTGTTTCAGAACCATAGCGTAGAAGCTTCTGAAACATTAGTAAACGAGATAGTTGGTTCTGTAATCAACAGTAACATTTTTGCCACTACAACAGCTAAAGGAGAGGTATTTTCCTCACACAAGAGACGCAAAACATTCATTGAGAAAAAATTTCCTTttgttagtcctgttcagtatGTTATTGAACCAGGGCACACAACAGTACATATTTCAGTTCTTCAGATGATTcaacaaatatttaaacacaCTGACGTTCTAGACAAAATGAGTGAATCAAAGGCAAGCCAAACTGGTCATTATGCAAGCCACCATGATGGCTCATATTTTAAAGATAATGCCTTTTTTTCTTCAGAGGAGCTATGTTTACCTCTACTCTTGTACATCGATGACATTGAAATAGCAAATCCTCTTGGCACATCACGAAAAATTCACAAACTAAGCACAATATACTGGATTTTTGCTGATCTCCCAAGTAAACACAGATCTGCCTTGCATGTCATTCAACTGGCAACTCTATGTAAAGTTTCAGACCTTGACAGATTCGGGTATGAGAGAGTTCTTCGTCCTTTACTCAAAAACATTCGTACCCTTGAAGAAGATGGAGTATTCATAGAGTCTCTTGGGAAAGCAGTTCGTGGCAGTGTAATGTGTGTGGTGTCTGACAATCTTGCAGCTCATTCTTTGGCAGGTTTTGCTAAATCTTTTAGAGCCACTAATTTTTGTAGATTCTGTACTGCAACTCAAGATCAGTTG
This DNA window, taken from Trichomycterus rosablanca isolate fTriRos1 chromosome 3, fTriRos1.hap1, whole genome shotgun sequence, encodes the following:
- the LOC134310751 gene encoding microtubule-associated protein 1B-like translates to MNMFSCWTSPSDDDEPHRRVNEPEKKVKKRKWWQRRQKVEMQDVEGQEGSGVKGEEMGQGVRQNVLEDQADQIPKMEKQVVLGKTKPEKKVKKRKWWQRRQKVEMQDVEGQEGSGVKGEEMGQGVRQNVLEDQADQIPKMEKQVKKRKWWQRRQKVEMQVASRDLVEEPEQVVLKDQRREPVNKVVLVSEIEMKKLEQVDPVEQVDPVEKPDQVVKKAERQVDPVEKPDQVVKKAERQVDPVEKPDQVVKKVERQMAPEEKPDQVVKKVERQVDPEEKPDQVVKKVERQMDPEEKPDQVVKKVERQVDPEEKPDQVVKKVERQMAPEEKPDQVVKKVERQVDPEEKPDQVVKKVERQVDPEEKPDQVVKKAERQVDPEEKPDQVVKKAERQVDPEEKPDQVVKKAERQVDPEEKPDQVVKKVERQMAPLNLVEEPEQVILINQWKEHVKNRVCFFENEIKKAERQVDPVEKPDQVVKKVERQVDPEEKPDQVVKKAERQVDPEEKPDQVVKKAERQVDPEEKPDQVVKKVERQMAPLNLVEEPEQVILINQWKEHVKNRVCFFENEIKKAERQVDPVEKTDQVVKKVERQVDPVDTVLKPKQVGKNQIEIKKPNLEEKMVLKNLERMENKRLEKQVLQMDQMTKVEERVDQVGLKTKVNKPEKQVCLQDRQVVLVNRVKEPDRDEAPEHQWTELEEPAALEHQTWKLKEQNLDRGCTEDPLKNISEASSNKPDHEQLQDDVLVPPIVEAQPGESGALMETAREDEGVPMPKSRRASLRTKRFQFFNA